The window TAATGCCATCTAACACTATATTCACTTACCCTTCATTAAAATCACAGACCTCACTTATCTCTCATTCAACTGCTGACAGTTCCCCAGCACAGAGACCCCTGTGCCCTGCTGCTAACCTACACAACACAGCTGAAGTAAGGCATACTGAATCTCTCAGGGTACACATGCACTTCTTTCCATTGATCACACAGACATGGATCAGGAAAGGGGCTCAAACACACACCCTCCCAGATCACTTCATATAACATTCACAACTAATCCTTCCACTAGTCAATACAACTATCCCTACTATAGCAAATGCAGCGGTCATGTACACAGATGATTTCCAGGAgctattgccagctccagggAGGCAGAGATAAGGTTATGGGCACataccttaactctgcatttccttgttttcagaagttttgagttttgctgaacttgatGTTGTAGAAGGCACACGATACCACCAGGCACCCTTAAAGCTGcattaattaatttttacatcaaTGAATTATTGAATATGTATTTAGGAACCTATCTTTAGGAACAGATTTGTAATTGGCTGATATATGTAAATGCATCTGGGCAAGTACTTCAGAGTGGGGCAAGGTTGCAGCTTTTAGTTAACCCAGGATACCTCCTGTTCTCAATTACGTTTAGGGAAGCTTCCTAGGGGCCCAGTGTATGGGAGGGCCAGTTTGTCAAGGCAAagattacaaaacaaaataaaaaaggcacagtacctagcacaatggggacttgCTCTACGACTGAGACGCCTAGGTGCTCTGAAGTTGAGGTGTGGTaagctgaagcccgaggacaTGGTGTCTGAGCCTCCTGCCATTGGGCCCTTCCTCTGTGTAGACGGGCTACTCTAGGGAATTTTACAAAAAAACCATTGGGGCTGAGGCTGGTTCATCTGAAAACCCCCTGGGGAGGCCAGACTGCTGTGTGTGCCGGAGTGCCAGGAAGGCGAGCGGGACCGGAGCGCTTTGAGATCTGCGGGTGGACAGCGGAGGGGCGCAGACGGGCCCCCGAGACCCTCCCTAGACCCGGGAGCGCGCGGCCTCGCGTGGGCGTGGTGCGACCCCGGCCTCGCGCTCAGGGGCGCGTGGGGGTTTCCCGCGAGCCGCCCCCGCTGACCGGTGACTCAGCGCGCCGGGGGCGGTCAGACAAGGGCCGCTCCGGGCCCGGCGCAGGCAGAGTCCGCGAGGCGCTCGGCCGGGAAGCAGACGCGGCAGTTTCGCAGGTAAGGCCGTGGCCGCGGCGCGGAGGGCGGCTGGCTCCATCCGGGGTCAGTGCGGGCTTCCGGCTGGTCCGGGCTCTCCCGGCGGTTCGCctagggccgggccgggccggggtgcggcctggctccagccggtGTGTTGCCTTTCAGACGCAGGGAGACGCGCCGCGCCGCGCCCGGAGCAGCCTCTCGCCTCGAGCCCATGGGACGCGGCCACTCGCCGCTCGTGACGgcggcgctgctgctgctgctgagcctgGGGCCGGCCGCCCTAACGCCCGCGCTGCCCGCGCGCTGCCCGCCCGGTGagtgccctggggccgggggggaccgagcgggccgggggagggaccgggcgggcggggccggggccggcccgGGCTGCAGCAGCCGGGCCCCGCTTGAACTAGCCGATCTCTCTGGCTCCTTCGCAGGCAAGTTCCTCAGCTGCGCGGACTGTGGGACGAGCCCCGAGGAGGTTTGTCTCGCCTGCCCCAGGGGCACTTTCTCCGCCACGGCCAGTGCCCAGGAGACGTGCACCAGGTGCCGCAGGTGTGAAGGTGAGTGCTGCCGGGATTACTGCCCAGACGGGGGCACACCTGGGTATGGAaactgtatggcgggccatgaaggCTCAcgacattggggggggggcagaaatgaggagttcggggtgcgggagggggctctgggctggggcaggaggggtggggtgcaGTGCAGGGGGTGAAGGGTTTGGGGCATAGAAgggtgctttgggctgggactgaggggttcagagggagggagggagggagggaggaggatcagggatggagcaggggcacggggaaggtgagggctccaggtcggggtgcaggctctggggtggggctgacaggttttgggtgcaggagggtgctctgggctgggactgaggggttcggagggtgggagggggaatcagggatggagcaggggcacggggaaggtgagggctccaggtcggggtgcaggctctggggtggggctgacaggttttgggtgcaggagggtgctctgggctgggactgaggggttcggagggtgggagggtggtTCAGGAGGTGtaggctccaggcggcgcttacagGGCGATCCGTAGCTATTATGGGGTCCTACACAGCCCCCTTCAGCACTCCCTGGCAACACAGCTGGGGCCAGGTCCCTGCACTTCCCCTGTTGGTGAGTGCaaccctggccctgctgcagtcttaaggggcggggcaggggtggagcagggtaggggctttggggaaggggtggactgggggctggactggggcagagtaggagtgggaagaggtggggcaggggctggagcagtatgcagctgtgcagggcaccaggaaatttggtgccctgtgcagctacatactttgcatatgggtaaggtcGGCCCTGGgagcttacctcaagcggctcccagaagcagcagcatgttccccctccaCTTCCTACACAGAGGtgtggccaagaggctctgctgcatgctgcccctgcaactcccattggccgcagttcccggccaatgagagctgcagggtggtacttggggcgggggcagcatgtggagtagagccccctggctgcccctacatgtaggagccggggtgggggaaacatgtcgctgcttccgggagtcatgtggagcagcccctgaccctgctcccccgctggagtggggcaagccccacaCCCCGTTCCCCTGCTGGCAGGCCGGATGCGACCCataggccgtagtttgcccatccctgatctagTAGGTGTGTTAGCATAGCAGGGTGTAGTGTACACAGACGTTGAGCTGTAAATGGAATTGTTCAGCCTTGGAAGCTAAGGTAAGCGCACTGTTGGTACATGATTTAATAATCTCTAGATCCATGGGCCTTTTAAACAGCATATCTCTGTATGCTgtgtctttctcccctccccccccatccaaaGTTTCGCTTGGAAATAAAATTGTGCAAAGGTAGATATGTTAATATACCCCAActcctgttttgtgtgtgtgtcagcagTGCATGGCTGTATTTTTGTGACTGTATTCAGTATGTAAGCAAAAATTTGATCCCTAGCTGTCATAAGGGCTTTTGTAATAAGGCCCTCAGCTGGCCTCAGTTTGGATACCCTTGTATTACCaaaaaggaaaaagcaacagagggtcctgtggcacctttaagactaacagaagtattggagcataagctttcgtgggtgcatgcccacttcatcagatgcaagtaaagggaccctctgttgctttttacagattcagactaacacggctacccctctgaaacaaaaaggaaaaaaagttcactttttaaaaaaaatttaattgcCAAAGTGAAAATCTGTTTGGTGCATCCATTGCACTTTTCTGGCCTGCACTCTCAGCTTGAATCCTCTGAAGAAAATCAGGCAGGAGGTCCCTCTACTCATCACAGCCCTGTTATGATGTTTTACTAGGATGAGCTCACTTCTGTCCCGGATTCTTTGAGGAATGAGTGCCAATATGGGATATCTGTTTTTGCTCTACAGGAAAATTCAAATATAAAAGGGAGTGTTCTCCAACAATGGATGCAGAATGTGCATGTAAGGATGGGCATCGCTGTATTGGAAAAGACTGTTCTAAATGTGTAGAAAACTGTGGAGTAGGTCAGGAACCTCTTGAAGAAGGTAAGGCTGCCTTTGTCTCGTTACTCTCTGTAAAACTCTTAGGAGCCAATAACAGTAGAAAAGTCCAAGTGACTGTTTGCAGAATAGGGGCCTTATTGTAGTACTTGCTGGTTCATTAGCTCAGTAAAATTCCATTaacataggtagggccctaccaaattcacagtccaagttggtcaatttcatggtcataggattttaaaaatcataaatttcataatttcagctatttaaatctgaaatttcagggtgttgtaggggtcctgactgaAAATGGAGTTGTTGTGGTGGTGGGTCGCAAGATTATtgtaggtggggggtggggtttacacatgtgctgctgctggagagctGCGGTTGCTGGCCATGAGCTTAGCGCTGAAGGCACAGCTGCCGCCAAcatcagtgcagaagtaagaatggcatggtatggcattgccacccttacttctgcactgctgctggcaggtgcgctgccttcagagctgggcgccaaccaacagctgctgctctccagctgcccagctctgaaggcagcacagaagtgaaggtggcaataccacaacccccctgcaactcccttttcggttaggatccccagtttgagaaaggctggtctcccctgtgaaatctgtatagtatagggtaaaagtacacaaaagaccagatttcacggtccatgacatatttttcatggctgtgaatttggtagggccctaaacatAGGCCTTGTTCCTTTGGGATACGAGTGACAAAGAAAAGATACCTGCAGAACTCTGGAATAATAAGAACAGAGACATTCTGGCCTTGGGGCACAGTTCATAGGAGGACAGTTGACTCTTCAGTATCTGGAAATACATTAACAGAATTAGTCCTGTCAGCTGAAGTTCAGGGGCCTCAAGCAACTTGTTTACAATGAAAGCCACTTATTAAAATATTCACTTAGTTAATGCAAGACCTTTACTGATCCTTGTTACAAGCCACTGATGATGAAAATTGATATATAAATGCTAAATTATTTTTGCTCAGCTGTACAGTAATGTCTCTTGCACCATTTTAAACTTCAATTTATATAAATGGTAAAACTCTTTGTATTTTTCAAAGCTTGCCAGACTTGTCCCAGTGGGACATTTAAcaatcagaccaatggtccctgcAGACAATGGACAAagtaagtactttttaaaaaaacaagtgaTATAGCTTTTTGGGTCTGGGTTTAATTCATTTtcatacatcttttttttttttttttttttttttttttaacatatttaaGATGCCTTCCAGATAAGGTCCTGGTGAATGGGACTAATAGGAGTGATGTGGTTTGTGGACAAGCTTCAGAAACTATGACTCCATCCACCATTTCCATCATAGTCTCTACCCATGTACAAGGTGAGTTATTGCCTAATAATTCCTCGCTAGAGTGAAATAGTTACAGCTTGCCTTGCAATTAAATAAACTAAGGCTCTCGTGCTTATAACTGAACTTAAGGGTCCTTTTATTTGTCTCCAGTCTCACAGattggtgcagcagcagcaactctgAGCAgtaaaagcaaaaagaaaagtaGCTTTTGTTGTTTAGGGACAAATAATCCAGCTGCTTCCATTGCAGGGGAGCTTTGCTCTACAATCATTTTTAAGGAATGTTTTTGCTTCTTAGGGAAGGATCTTCAGGTGGTCACCGTCGGGATCGCTGTTACTGTGGCCGTGGTGGTATGCATAATGTTTCTGCTGCCTTTGTATGTGTGCTTCAGCATCTGCGACAAAAAGAAACTACCTGCTATGTTCAAGAAAAGTAAGACATGCAACCTACAAACTTCCTTTTCCTAGTGGTGGGCAAGCAGGCAAGAATCCAGGTTTCAGAGTTTCCTTGAAAGCTAGCAGCatagttgaacttaaaaatgtgttCTTTGAAAGTCCGTCACTATACTATGAAAAGAAAATCAGGTTttagatttttattatttaaaaaaaaaaatcgggctATTGGGAGGAAATTGGCTTTAGAAATGTTACAAAGGAGGTCTCCCGTGGCCCTTTGGAATTTGGTAGTGACTGAAGCTGAGAGAGTAATTTATTTTTTGGGAGTCAGCCAGcaaattaaaaatcagaaaaaaaaattgattccGTTCAGAAAATGTTCAGACTTTGTATGAAAATTGGAAGAGTCAATTTTGGATCATCTGTTTCATTTCAGtcataaaaagtgtgtgtgtccaTCCATGTCTGTCCCCTTTTAACCTTTATCCCAGTGATTTAGTGCACTTGCCTGGGATGGAGGAGAACCACATTTGAATCCAAACTGTGGAGCAGGGACTCAGACTCACATCTCCTCCCTCCCAAATGAGCATCTGAAGCCCCAGGCTATAGGCTATTCTGTGTGGgttgctctcaatctctcctgttgaagttgttccatttCCGTATTAACtacttaaatattaattgggccaaagAGAGTGCAAATGACTTCatagcctggtgattaaggcACTCACTTGGGAGGTAGGCTATGAAAACTTGAATCTTCCCTCCGCATGATTCAAAGTGGTCTgtcaagtgccctaaccactgggcaaaaGATTAGGAGGACGACATACAGAGACACATGGGTTTCTGAAGCTGGCgctgaaaaagtttttcccagCCACAACTAATTGGGTCAAATTCGTGAATAGTTGCAGGTTCATCGAAACAGCACTTTTTTGGCCAACTATTTGGCCAAAAAATGTGACCCAGCTCTAGAAGTGACACAATTTTGTAAAGATACAATATTTGACAGGTTCCTACCTTTCTAAGACCGACAACAAATGAAACCTCAGGAAGCTCCCAGGAAATTACACTCTTAGGTGTACCGATGGGACATCACCTGCACAATGGTAGAGAAACCTCCTATCTTCCTCAGTATCTCTGCTTCTGTATGGGGAAGGAAATGTTCACTTAGACAGGCATGAGCTAAGAACACAGTATGTTACATTCCACTTCAATCTGGGTTTTTAACTCCCAACAGAATGCCAGTCACAACATGTTAAGACTACTGCCTCCATGGGTTTAATTAGTATCTCATGGTTCTATGTATTTATGCACCTTGGAGATATTCTGGAGTGTGTCTTGGCTAATCTTTTAATGTGTCTCTCAAGTGACATGAAAGGAAGAAAAGGGAAGGAAACCCATCCTTTTCTCCACACCCTTTcctgtggagcttcctgcagctggaacTCCCTCCTTAACTTGGTCTGGCAAGCTTCAGTCCTCCCCTTCATGTCCTTCCTGAAAATGGATTTCCTCCAAAAAGCCTATAAACCCTACCTGCAGAGAGAGGCGTTAACATTTTAGCTGAAAACCCAAAACATTAAATTTAAACAAATTGAAGGGTCACACTCTCCTGCCTCCTCttgattccacaatctccctgttTTCTGCTCCCTATtcctttgtttatattttttgtCCATTCaaattgtaaggtctttggagtGCAGAACCTGTGTACACTATGTTGGCACTAAACTATGtgtgtgtttacacacacacacacacacacacacacacacacacacacacacacacacacacacacacacacacacacagtttagaGCCATCAGCTGAAAATAAAATCAGATATTTCAACCATGAGATGTACATGGGATGGGTTAGAAAAGTAGAATTAAGCATGTACATGTTCTGTTGTAGTCAAACAGCAGttgactgtgtgtgtatatatttgtgtatataacttgccagcaaattaaagaagtatgggctggatgaatggactataaggtggatagaaagctggctagattgtcgggctcaatgggtagtgatcaatgactccatgtctagttggtagctggtatcaagcagagtgccccaagggtcggtcctgcggtcggttttgttcaataacttcattaatgatctggaggatggcatggactccactctcagcaagtttgcagatgacactaaactgggaggagtggtagatatgctggagggtagggatcggatacagagggacctagacaaattagaggattgggccaaaagaaacttgatgaggttcaacaaggacaagtgcagagtcctgcacttaggatggaagaatcccatgcactgctacagactagggactgaatggctaggcagcagttctgcagaaaaagacctaggagttacagtggatgagaagctggatgagagtcgacagtgtgcccttgttgccaagaaggctaatggcattttaggCTGTGTAAGTAGAGGCTGGTTATTTCCATTAGTAGAAATTTcattaaagaaactggtttacgagcagggctttggagctgtgctccggctccgctccagctccaggcaaaaacctgcagctccagctccgggctccgctccaaagccctgtttacGAGTAAAATCAACCTTGCAACTGATACGTGGATTTATTCTAATCCATATATGAAACCTATTTGGTGCCAATAGTGGTATTTCAATCTACAGGGGAAAGCAATATTGTTCTCTGAAGTCTGGAGATTCCATGCTGCCAGCTCTCCTCACCTCAGTGAGAGCCTCCTGTGCGTTGGGGAAAGCAAAGCACAATAGACTAACTTGCCAGGAAATATCTTTAGAGAAAAAGGCAATTTCAGGTCAAATAACTGTACAATTTTGAAGAACTTCCTAACACCATGCAGTCATTGCTGAGGGAAAATGATATGAGTGATAAAAAATGCAATTCAAGTTAATCATCTCTTTCTGTTTAGTGAATGTAACACCTGAGCAATCAACTCAAGAGGAGGATGCCTGCAGCTGCCGCTTTCCAGAGGAAGAACAAGGAGACTGTGATGACTGTAGCAAATCCAAACTATTCAGGGATTCCTTGGTGCATTAGAAACTGGACTTTCTAAGGAAGCCAATTGTGGTTTCCTTTGCTTTGAGAGCACAGGACAGGAGCCTGGTTAcataattggggtggggggggaggagtagaTGCAGGTTAAGTGAATTTTAAAACTTATGGACTGAACAATGCAGTCGGTGGTGGATGAAGCAGGTCTTTCTCAGTACATCACTGTCCTACAGACAGAAGAGTTggtcctttatttaaaaaacaaacaaaaaaacaaaaaacctctttAAAAATTAACCCTTGCCAACATCTCAAATTCTAACGAAACTCTCTGGGCAGCatctttaaaatgaaagccaACTTACTAACTTTTTTTCATATGGTGGGACTAATATTTCTAATATATTATGATTTACCCTAGAGACTAAAAAGCATCAATAAGACAGGAACCACAAGCCAGACTGGTCTTATGTTACCTCTGGTAGGAGATGCCTATGCTATAGCTTACTTATTCAAGTTTGGGAGTGAGAATAATGTTCCTGAAGTTACAGACTAAACACTGACTACAGCTAGGTACAGTGCAGGCAGCCAGCATACAAGCTTCCACCACCTTGCTCTTTTCATGTCTGGAACTATAGCCCCTCCTAATTCATGCTCAGCTATCACACTAATGGGTGTGGTATAAAATCCTAGACTGATACTATTTCAACTGCCAGAATGAACTTCTATATCCTGCCCTACAGAATGCTTTCCTATTTCAGTTTAGGTAGAAGTTAAAAGGAATATGGTAACTCAGGGTTGTCAAATGCCTCAGAACACCTTTTCCGTGCTTTCCAATAGCTGTTACATTGATTGGCTTTGTAGTTGGAGTGGCAACACCGGGGCCACCCCAGGTaccgcccctgcaactcccattggccaataggagctgcaggggcggcacctgcggacggggcagcatgcagagctgcctgtctGTGtagaagctggaggggggacatgccactgcttctggaagctgcttgaggtaagcaccacctggagcctgtacccctgaccccctcccatgccccatccccctgccccagccctgatccccctcctgccctctgaaccccttggtccaagcctggagcaccctcctgcaccccaaactctcatccccagccccaccccaggagccctcctccctcctctcccccaatcccctccccccagcccagagccccttcccccacactgaACGCCTCATTGCTGGACCCAccacagaccctgcacccccagccagagccctcatcccctcccgcaccccagcccccaatttcatgagcattcatggcccgccatacaatttccatacccagatacggcccttgggccaaaaagtttgcccacccttcgGCTACACTGTGACAAGATAATTTGATCTGAGACCATGTGATTAGTGCAACTGGACTGTATCATCCTTTTGATCTTAAAATATTACCCTCTGATTTTTGGATATGTTAAATACGGTACATACATTGCAGGTACAGTACATGTAAAATATAACTTACTATGTTGCTAATTTCATAGGTAGAACTATGAGGTTAGAAATACACTTTCTGATATGAAAATATCTGCCTTGATCAgtcactattgcttttaatttgaATAAGAATGGGAATGTGTATGTTTGAGTCATGGCATTGGCAGTGATAGTTGTACCCTTTTACAGCACTAtaaacatattttatattttatcatTAAGTGTTATTCAAAAATATAATGAAAGTCAACATGTCATGTAAAGACTGGTTTTGGTGGGTGTGTTTTTTAAACTAGGCAAGGTACATTCCATCTAGCAGATGAATGAGAGCCCAGTCTCTCTCTCCATGCAACATAAGCCTTATGTAGCAGTAATTTTTTACCAAACTCATGCTTGCTGGTTTTGATTAAATTTGTATATAATTGATTACAAAGCAAAATGTAAGAAAAGAAGAGTGGGGACTGTAGCCCTGCCTGTAAAGTTACATATTTACACTtatttaaataagatttttttaaaaaataaagtaaaacctTTCCTACATTTTTTTTATCCTCTCAATTAATGTGTTTTCAAACAGGAGAATGAGTGACCCTTACATAACGTAATATTTGCAAGTTTTAAGATGTAATGATCAAGGAGGGTGGTCGGTTTTTTCACTATTTATAAATGAACATTTGGTTCTTGTAAGAAGTTCAGAATGTCACAGATTACCCTGTGATCAGTTTCTAATCTAGAACCTCAGCAGTGGTATTTTCCCTGAAAACACTTGCATCAGTTGGAGTTTCACTCTCAGACAGAATCTGCATATCTTCAGGAACTTGaaattcttatttctttttcctttccttccctgcaCACACACTACAGTACTTTTTCCAATCTGTTTGATGGATTGATTtttggagacaaggtgggtggggtaatatcttttattggaccaacttctgttggtgagagagaatcTTTTGGGCTCACGGAGCTCATTTCCACGTATGATTGATTTGGCATTAATGACCTTTACTTCTCACACCTAATTTGTGTCCTGTTATGCTGAGCATTTAAGCTCCATATAAAATTCCATTGAATTGAAATATAAAGTCCTTGGGGCACATCCTCAGCTAGTAAATTGACTGAACAGGGCTATGACAGTTTAGGGGGCAGATTCTAGTAGAAAGTATTTCTAGGAATAAACATTCATAGAAATTACTTATGCTTACTTTATGTGACATAAGTATTCTTCCAGTAAATTAAAGGCTAGTATGTGGGGCATTTAGTCAGTCAATTCTGGTGCTATGGAAAAGAATGAAAGCCAGAGCCAATAAAAGAAACAAGTGGCCAAGGAGTTCAGCTGTGAGCCTCTTCGGGctaacttccatttaaaaaactgCTATTTTATTTAACTTGGAATATGAAGGGCATAATGCATACATCTACAAGTAGGTTTATAAACAGAGCTTGAAATACACACTGAAATTAACACATGGTACAAATGCAAAGGAAGGTTCAGAACACTACCAGGGCATTTCCTACAAGGGACACAGTTCTTATTTGCCAACAGAACTGCTGAACAGTAGCCTGTGCTACTGTATTTTATGGAAGGTGCAAGGAGCAGAAAATGAACACACATGAAAGTGTAAAACTAAAAACATTAGCACCAATTTTAAATAATGTGCTTTGCACTTCAATATGCTCCATGTCAAAAACAACTCTATAGGAAATAAGGTAATCTCAAGTGAATAATGTCTGTAGCAAATCTATTTAACATATCTCAAAACTTTTACAGTATTTGAATTATCAATAGTGATCTGTGAAGTGTCTTTATAAAATATTAAAGTCTTAGCCATGGGCTCATGTACTTCCTAGAACGTATTCCAGTAGT of the Chrysemys picta bellii isolate R12L10 chromosome 21, ASM1138683v2, whole genome shotgun sequence genome contains:
- the TNFRSF9 gene encoding tumor necrosis factor receptor superfamily member 9 encodes the protein MGRGHSPLVTAALLLLLSLGPAALTPALPARCPPGKFLSCADCGTSPEEVCLACPRGTFSATASAQETCTRCRRCEGKFKYKRECSPTMDAECACKDGHRCIGKDCSKCVENCGVGQEPLEEACQTCPSGTFNNQTNGPCRQWTKCLPDKVLVNGTNRSDVVCGQASETMTPSTISIIVSTHVQGKDLQVVTVGIAVTVAVVVCIMFLLPLYVCFSICDKKKLPAMFKKMNVTPEQSTQEEDACSCRFPEEEQGDCDDCSKSKLFRDSLVH